cagggcatcggtagcaagctagcataggatggaggtctgttgttagccacctcttgcgttccgtcagtagattagtggggttccgtgtggtagaggggattaatccaaatcacacaacaacaacaaaaataaaaacaatagatatagttatagaggcccaagaagaaaacataataataataattgtaaaaaattattttaaaaaaattgtccgattgtctattcagatagcagccggtaagacagctaacggttagcaggccgcagatgggcgttcaggtaacgtcgcgacggaggagccagccgaataactccttcgggtagataacgtcggcagtccagttgtgaaggcccggtggggctccgcgaaggcagtaaaacgggtccggataggtgactgcagcccaggtgtgattgatggaactcaggagtgattgacggagcttgctagctccggaataattgatgtttgctccggaatcgacgaaggccgatagtcacacggatagcagctagctagctgtgagatccgggtatgaatgtccagagagcagtcgaaatccagggacatggagagaaaaattggtccggtatgttccgttccgagccgcgctgcgccgtacagaactggcgatagattttcgagctaaaggatagctgatgaccacaaaccgtggttagctgaatactaacgatttgccagtaaaggagctaactagcttctgaactagcttctggattagcttctggctagtttcaggctagcttcttggagtttctggctagcttcttggaggattacagatctgaggtaaataatacttttttataaatatacattggtgaggcgggttgcaggagagtgttttgaagatgagttgatggaaaataaaaataaaatgtatgtgaaaaagttgtaaatatatatatatacaggacacgacaagacgaggacaaaagacgtctgaactgctatgccaccttggattaGTGTATGAAGAGACCCCTGGGAGAATATAGAAAATGTATCAGTGACGTGGTCCCCACGGTGAGGGTTCGCTGCTTCCCTcatcaaaagccctggattaacacgGAGGTTGTAGCTGAACTAATGGACATGGttaccacacacagagctatcaTAGACAACTCTGAGGCTACGGCCGAGGGCAGGAATACAGTACAAGATGTCCCGCTATGACCTCCGCAGAGTCATCAAACGAGCAgaaggacaatataggaataagGTGGAATCATACTACACAGGCTCCAACGCCTGCTgcatgtggcaggggctacagtccattacggattacaaagaaAGGCCCAGCAGTGATCTGCCCAAAGATGCCTGTCTTCCAGGCgaactcaatgcattttatgcacCCTTCGACAATAACAACACTGTACCGTGTGTGAGGGCCCGCACCGACCCAGAGAACTGGGTGATCTCCTTCTCCGAGGCCGACGTGAGAAAGGTCTGTCATCAGGTCAACACCCGCAAATCCACTGGGCCCAACGTTATTCCAAGGCGTGTTCTCACAGTGCAGAGCAGTTGGAAGGCATTTTCACTGTAATTGTcaatctctccttgtcccagtctgtaatccccccatgttttaagatgaccaccatcattcctgtccCCAAGAACTCTtaggcttcatgccacaatgactatcgccctgtagcactcacttctgtaatcatgaagtgctttgagaggctggttatggcacgcattaactccaccatcccagacccactccaatttgcataccggcacaacagatccatagatgacgcaatctcaattgctttCCACAcagccctcacccacctagataagaggaatacctatgtgagaatgctgttcattgactacagctcatctTTCAACAACACTGTCCCCTCTAAATCCGTTACTAAGCTTAGGAATCTGGGtctgaatacctccctctgcaactggaggCTGGAATttctgacgggccgaccccatgtggtgagggtaggcaacatcccctctgccacgctgaccctcaacgcGCGGGCCCCACAGGggtcctatactccctgttcacccacgactgcatggccacgcacaactccaacatcatcatcaagtttgctgatgacacaatggtggtaggcctgatcaccggcaacaatgagtcagcctacagggaggaggtcattgacctggcagtgtggtgccagaacaacaacctctccctcaacgtcagtaagacaaaggagctgatcatggactactggaaatgtggaggggggggggggggcatgccctcatccacatcgacggagctgctgtggagcaggtcgagagcttcaagttcctcggtggccaaatcactaaagacttaaaatggtccaaacacacgcTCACagtacagtcgtgaagagggcgtAGCAGCGCCTcctccccctcaggaggttgaaaaagttttgcgtgggccctcaaatcctctaAACATTCTACAGCTGTACAACTGAGAGTATCTTGACtcgctgcatcactgcctggtatggaaatagCACCGCCATCAAttgcatggcgctacagagggtgatgcggacagcccagtacatcactggggccgagctccctgccatccacgacctctatatcaggcagtgttgaaggaaggcccggaaaatcgttaaagactccatagactattctctctgcttccgtacggcaagcggtaccagttcATCAAGTCTGGCcccaacaggctcttgaacaacttctatccccaagcaataagactgatgAATACTGTAGCTGACAAAATACtaaggagtggtttccgtctggccactctaccataaaggcctggttggtgctgcagagatggtagtgcctctggaaggttctcccatctccacagaggaactctggagctctgtcagagtgaccatcaggttctttgtcacctccttgaccaagggcCTTTtcacctgattgctcagtttgggcgggcggccagctcaaggaagagtcttggtggctccaaacttcttccatttaagattgatggaagccactgtgttcttggggaccttaaatgatgcagaaatgttttggtacctttccccagatctgtgccccgacacagtcctgtctcagagctctactgacaattcctttgacctcatggcttggtttttgctctgacattcactgtcaactgtgggaccttatatagacagctttCCAAATCATGACAAATCTgaaatgaccacaggtggactccaatcaagttgtaaaaacatctcaaggatgaacaatggaaacaggatgcacctgagctcaatttcgagtctcataacaaagggtctgaatacttatgtgaatgttgttgattttttacctttatttaactagacaattccgttaagaacaaattcttatttacaatgacggcctaggaacagtgggttaactgccttgtcagctcagggattcgatctagcatcctttcggttactggcccaatgctctaaccacccgTTGCCCCTGTAAATCATTTGTTTCTATTTTTTtaattatacattttcaaaaaattctcaaaacctgttttcgctttgtcctcatggggtattgtgtttagactGATAAGGAAAACCGTGTATTTAAtaaatttttgaataaggctgtaacgtaacaaaatgtggaaaagtgacgggggtctgaatactttacgaatgcagtGTAATATCcgcatacatttatactgacacacgcacacccactcacatacaagctgctgctactctgtttatcttatatcctgttggctagtcaccttacccctatacatacagtatctacctacatcacgccagtatccctgcacattttAAATATGGAATTGgaacagaccctgtatatagtatgcttatttacttacttattgtgttcttcatatttcttcttatttcttgtgtgtttttttctagtactacattgttattgattattgcattgttgggttttgagtttgcaagaaaggaatttcactgtacttgtgcatgtggcattaaaacttgaaacttgaatgTCTTGTGGtgtattaatcaatcaatcacatttatgtATACAGCCCTTTTtatatcagcagatgtcacaaagtgatacagaaacccagcctaaaacgctAAAGAGAAGGAAATGCAGATGTcctgtagaagcacagtggctatataaaactctctagaaaggctggaacctatgaagaaacctagagaggaccaGGCTCTctgagggtggccagtcctcttctggctgtgcctggtaaAAATTACAAGAGtccatggccattaaggccagctcattcttcaagatgttcaaacgttcatagatgacctgcagggtcaaataataatcagggtggttatagagggtcgaaacagcaggtccgggacaaggtagcacttccggtgaacaggtcagggttccatagcacaGGCTAGAAAAGCTGAAACTAGaacagcagcacaacaaggtagcacgtcaggtgaacaggtcaggattccatcgactcaggcagaacagcagacactggaacagcagcatgacgaggtggactggggatggggacagccaggagtcgtcaggccaggtagtcctgaggcatggtcgtagggctcaggtcctcctgaaggggagagagagatgggaaaattagagggagcatacttaagatCAGATTACAccaggacagactgaccctagccccccagcacatagactattggagcatagatactggagactaAGACAGGGGTCTGTCAGAGCTGTATGTTAGTTGATTAAATAGACCATTTTTAATTTAACACATTCATATTTCTAATGAAATCtagaagtgatgcagtcaatctctccaaTTGATTGATTGACTCTGTTCTTTCCCCCTGCAGGGTGAATTTGGCGTTAGCCTACACAGAGCTAACTGAGGAGTTGGGACGTCTCCAAGCACTGAGCTCCAAACAAAAAGAGATCTTGAGGATGGTCTCTCAGGAGCAGCATAGCCCAGGTTAGTAACGTCCCTGGAAAATGATATATGGCCCACATTTAACAGGCTAGCCCAGGTTAGCAGCATCCTTATAGAAGTTTACATCTTAATAACAtcaaagaaaatatttacaacatCAACAATCACTATACAACCTTGTCATGACATCACAAAAGGCGCTAAAATAACATTGTTGCAACCAGTTTTGTCCACTGGAAACAAGCAACACCTTTCTCTTCCTGTGTCATATCAACATACGTTTCTCTCAGCTATCTCTTTACCGCAAACCCCAATCCCAAAAGGTGTTGCTCCCTATCCCTAATGCAtactctgagtgtacaaaacactcaGAGCATGCACCCGTTgcctcagaacagcctgaattcgtcggggcatggactcgaaagcattccacagggatgctggtccatgttgaccaCAATGCTTCccccagttgtgtcaagttggctggatgtcctctgggtggtgaactattcttgataaacacgggaaactgttgagtgtgaaaaacccaacagcgttgcagttcttgacatgctcaaaccagtgcaccttgcacctactaccataccccctttcaaaggcacttaaatattttgtattgcccattcaccctctgaatggcacacatacacaatgtctcaattgtctcaaggcttagaaatcattattctttaacctgtctccaccccttcatctacactgattgaagtggatttaacaactgacatcaataagggatcatagcgttcacctggattcacctggtcagtctatgtcatggtaagagcaggtgttcttaatgttttgtagactaTATTGTTATGCATTTTCTACTGAAATACGGGGTGGGAAATGAGTAAGCTTTACACGCACATCTTGAAATCAGCATTGTCATGCTCACCTTACAATACAAGACTTGCTTTATTGGTCCATTTGCACAGATATTCTTAATTTTGTGCTGTCACAGTACTCAACctgacacagaacacacacatcacaggctGGGAGCAGGACATTGGCTGCTGCAGAGCAACACCCCTGGAGAAATGAGGGGTAAAGCAAAACAGAGGTAGATAGTATATGggacatacactaccattcaaaagtttggggtcacttagaaatgtccttgtttttgaaagaaaatcacattttaaaatgacagcaaattgatcagaaatacagtgtagacattgtaaatgtaaatgactattgtagctggaaacggctgatttttaatagattatctacataggcgtacagaggcccattatccacaaccgtcactcctgtgttccaatggtacgttgtgttagctagctatcatttTATTAGGctgattgatcattagaaaaccattttgcatttattttagcacagctgaaaactgttgttctgattaaagaagcaatttacactgtatttctgatcaaatcgatgttattttaatggacaaaaaaaaaatgctttcaaAAAGTTACCCCAAAGTACAGTATATGGCTTTCAGCTCACTCCCTGCAGTTTTCCCCccagtcagctcagggatttgaaccagcaaccctcCGGTTACTGGCCTGCCTCTCTAACTACATACTCAGCTCATACTCAGCCCTGTTTCaagataataataaaaaatagaaGAATGAACTAGACTATATTGGGATATAAAGTAGGCCTGCAGCTATTTTTCTTTTACTCTCCTGGGGTTGCAGAGTTACAAATACAGTAACTCTGCAAAACAGAGAAATCCTCTTCCTTAAGTCTGTTTTCTCTGTATTTCAAGTCTCTGTGGATAGTTTGAGAGCACAGCAACCCCCCTccttttttaaatactttttttcactCAACCACAGAACCATACGTTTCACCTTTGAGATGCTTCTGATTCACCAATGCAAGTCTTGTTTTTAGCTAGATGGCTGATAGTTATCTTATGATTACAGGAAGCACaacataatgtactgtaaaaaTTGTCTACATCATCTTAGATCTGTGTCTTAGGTAAGCGGAAAATAAATCTATTCAAGGGTGTTTCTTTTTTGCATATCTTGTTGAGTGTGCCGCTTGTTTGCGAATTGAGTTATGTCTTTTGATCAGACAAACATTTGTCCTGCAAATCCAGAGCAACACAGCATGTCTGACACACAGTAGAGATAAGTACAGGAATGTTATTCAAGAAAATAGATATGAAAGATTATACACTTTTTCTTCATCATTATCAAAAATATATTACACTATCTGATATTGCTAGAGATTTTACCAGACCAAAACTCCTCCTGACCCTAGTTACTTCTCATATGTAATTATGAATAACAACAGGCTCTAGTCCTATTTTGGTGAGAATCTATCATTTTGATCTTCCAGAGACAGCCACAGGCAGTCTTGTCTCGTGTGCTGCTCTCTGACTCcccgtgtctctcctgtctcctcagtCCAACGCCACTCCCACCCCCCTTCTCCCATCCCTCACCCACGCCACTCCCCCGTGCCCCAGCGACACTCCCCCATCCCCCAACGCCACTCCCCCGTCCCTCCTCAGCACCACTCCCCCATTGCCCAGTGCCGCTCCCCGGTGCTCCAGCTGCAGCATCTCTCCCCGGACATGCACCGCCGCTCGCCCCTGCTGGACGTCAACGATGGGCCTGCCTCCTACTCCTGCCGGCCAGCCAGCCACCACCTGAGGGCCAGCTTCCAGGGCCGACGGAGCTACTCCGAGGTGGCCGACCCCTCGGCCTACCAGCGGCCACCGCGCTTCAGCCTGGACCCCGTGTCCACACTGCCCAAGCCCCGGCCCTACAGGGACTCCGGCTACTCAAAGCAGCATCAGCAGCATGAGCATGGAGGCTCCCAGCATGGAGGGTCACCCCACAGAGGAGGCCAGCTCCGAGCTTCCCAGTCTGGGCTAGAGAGGGCAGGGAGTGAGGTGGGCCTCCACGAAAGTTCCTGCCACTCTCGAGAGCTGCCCTTCCCCCTGTCCGAGGTCTCTCCCAGGTCTCACCTGCACTTTGAGCCCTTGCCACCCCCCACGCCCGCCCCCCAGCTTCCGCAGTCCTCTGAAGACGAGGAAGAGTGGATCTGTCCGCACCCCATCAGCCCCCCACGGACGCTGGGCGTGCCCAACAATGTGTCAGCTCATGGGGTCATGAAGGGGCCAGCGTCCTGCTCGGCTTTCCCCATCCCATCCAGACCCAACACTCTGACCTGCcacccaccaggctacctgcacACAGAGCATGCCCAGTCCTGGCCCTCCATCAATGTGAGTCACACGCACACTCTATcccaaatatactgtataataataTCTTTATTATATCAAAACATTCTCTAAAATTGTCAAATGGGTCAGTTAGCTTGCTATTCCGATCAGTCAAAATCTCTCTTTGAAAATAAACTGCCCTTGACTTGCCAATGTCTTCCTGCACTGTGCTATTTCATGGGAAATGCTCTGTGTAACATGACATATGTTCTGATGCACCTCTACATATAAGCTTATTTTCTTCATGACCTAAATGGTCAAACTATTATCATTGATTGTTGCCATAGACCCACACTGCTTGTTGAcctgaatgtttgtgtgtgtgtgtgtgtgtgtgtgtgtgtgtgtgtgtgtgtgtgtgtgtgtgtgtgtgtgtgtgtgttttcattgcAGCTGTGGATGGAGACAGAAGAGAGTGACATGAGAAGCTGCCCTCTATGCCAGCTGATCTTTCCCATGGGTTACCCTGACGACGCCCTAATCAAGCACATCGACTCGCACCTGGAGAACAGCAAGATCTGATCGCCACGGCAACACTGCACCCTCTTTTTAGTTGCAACAATTCTTTACTTACATTGTGGAGTATTTTAGGTTTGGTTTTGTTTTATAGCTGGGTGCCTTTTGTTTGACAAGACAAGAGGGCTTATTGTGTGTTTAGTAGTCCATGTATGGGAAAAGGTTTAGGGAATGACAAGGATGGCTTCGAGGTTCATGACAGACAATGTCCTGAGGGTTCCAGGCCACTTGCAGTCCATTTGTTTTTATATCttacaccttaccactactactTGCTGTAAAGTGGCCTGCTTTAGTTTGACTCTCTACCCATGTACAGTATAAGGCTTGTGAAATACAGACCAACTACAATTAATTCCTGGAATTATCTGGGGGGCCAGATGGATAAATTCAGTTTGTTTGTTCTTCAGGGCTTGACAATGTGCGGTCAGAGGTCAGAGTTATGAAGAGAGGATGGCAGTGTTGTGACTGATTGTATGTAGGGAAGAATTTGTCCTGCAGGGTGGGGCATGTAGTTGCTATGACAACCTTGCTGTGGTGAAACGCATAGGCAGATTATCTGTATTATCTTGCTGCCTGATCAGAAATCCATATAAATCTGAGCACATTAAGTTAACCTACACTATATAAGCCTATAGTCCCcctatattatttatttaaccccCTAGAGTTGATGTCTGCGCCCCACGGACATTTAATTggcataatacaaaaatccccataTAAAAATCTATCAATTTTAGCTAGAGATCTGTTTTTGCATGGGATGTGTCTCAACGGCATCAGCCAATGCCACACGTTtgcatctgaggtgaaaggtgacagagctcgAGGagtggtcttctcacaaaatcgtctgtagcaTCTGAActattttgctctacgacccccacaagcgtcTTGGGACTGGTCTGAAGTCGGTTCAGCCGATCTGCcgacttctgtctgtagcgtccgaacagtttgggaTACAcgctaatatgacccctctgtggaaaggtgagactctcacgaacatgtcGGTTGAAGTTCTCCCTGTACCAGTTGGAAAAAAATGGAAGTACTGTATATctggagactgtttagtgccaaaaataaggggttaaatacatgtttaaaaaaataaaaaaaaatgtttcctgATATTTTTCTTATATctttcagatataggacagacactttagaacaaacttcctttctgttgttccatgtagtgaatatgttattcaatacgttggtatgggctaatagcagtaaggccaaacaTTTTTTAGCACAAAAttattttgtaatatttttggGGATACATCAAGGGGTTTGAaagttcaaaatcaaatagcaaaaatacccttggtatgaccttcttaaaacaattacatatagcttagtagaaccccaccccacctccccggcttagacagggcttgtAATGGGTTAAAGGGCCATTTCCACCACTTTTTAACCTAATtgtcattatctccagcacaataccagtgtctacatatgtgaaaatggtgcATTTCTATGCTTTGTAGAAATAAATATAACATTTAAAAGTTCTCCcagatgacatcatcaaaagtTCCAACATTTAAAAAGAAGTGACACAAACACTATGAGATGCACAGTGAAGTGAGGAGTTAGAAAATGCCCTCTTTTTTTATgctaccctgtgatgtcacagtgaAGCATTGTTTGGACCTTTGCTCTTATCTTTTTAACCACATTTCATAGAAACACGCTGTTTTCACATATGCagacactggtttggtgctggagataatgaatatgtatcatttgtatcatttgatataTAATGTATCATTTGATATATCTGTAAGTAATGAggcaaaaaaaatctgtaaaaagaAATCTTTGTGCTGAACATGTCTTATGTTGGTGAAATTTCCCCCTCCTAAGCTTgcacaatactgtatatagctagTGGGACAGGAGTTTGTATATGGAAGAGGGAATGGAATATATTTGTATATGATAACAATGATTCAACTGGGAGTCTCTTTAGTCTTCCTGCAAACACATCTGATAAAGTCTGATAAAGTCTGAAGCTGGCACACTTTGCATTTTATATCTAATATATATACATGTCAAATATAACCCCAAAAAATCAGAGTGAGTGTTGTAtggaataacacacatggaatcatgtagtatcccaaaaaaagaagtgttaaataaatcaaaatatattttagattttagattcttcaaagtagccaccctttgacttgacagctttgcacagtcttggcatggctactttgaagaatctcaaatctcaaatatattttgattggtataacacttttttggttacaacatgattccatatgtgttatttcatagttgtgatgtcttcactattattctacaatgtagaaaatagtaaaaataaaaactcttgaatgagtaggtgtgtccaaacttttgaatggttctgtatgtatgtgtatggcTCTGGTTACTATATGTCCTAAAACCTAGTACAAAGAGGTGGGGAAATTAAATTCCAATcaaatcagctctgaaaaagatctgatatTAAAAGATCTGATGtcattggtcaaaagaccaattagtggacaaaatatcagaattgggctgcctgtgtaaatgcagcttCTGAGAATTTACTGATGTATATTCCTATGATTCTATGTAAAAACAAAATAACGACGCATTTTTAAATCCACACATTCCCGCCCACTTCCACACCTGgtagtacagtacatctatatTCTAATTTGAAACTAACAACGATATCACAATATGTGATTGGGCAGTTAGATTAATAGTATTAATTACTTCCATGCCCACACAGACAACATTAGCTATCATTGACTGTGTACAGAATTCTATGTTAGATTGTATACCTTTTGATTACTTTGACTGAAGGAACAGTCACTACTCTTTTATAAGCACATTTTgatgtgctacagcctgaattcaaaatgtattttgaaaatctatgacgaagtgaaaacatgtttttagaaatgtttacaattttattgaaaatgaagaacagaaatatctcatttacaagtattcacacccttttgttatgacactccaaattgagctcagctgcatccaaTTTCCAATCGtcgctacaacttgattggagtccacctgtggccaattcattgttttggacatgatttagaatgAAACACAACTATGTATATAAGGTccgacagttgacagtgcaggtcAATTTTTTTGTTGCTAGGGATGGCTCGAGTTTGAAGTGGAGCGAGTACAGGGCTTAGCATGACTCTCGAGAAGGCTAAAAATAGATTTTGGCTTGGAAAAGTTGAATATTTTCAGAAGGAGTCGGGTAATTAGTTAAGGGAGGAAGAttgca
The sequence above is a segment of the Oncorhynchus kisutch isolate 150728-3 linkage group LG25, Okis_V2, whole genome shotgun sequence genome. Coding sequences within it:
- the LOC109869939 gene encoding TANK-binding kinase 1-binding protein 1, translating into MESLFGGELRLLGGGEGLKEDSCGDVGWSSSTLPDDMYSVSHFALITAYQDIKTRLAGLERENSGIKRKLKIYEIKFPMISEFGEDRNSYCSFESKETSLLRSENGNLQQKVSTLTHELQKRKELQEQLEDVIQAYEKIHMEKNNLQRDLDKMTSLVEKHAEHIVDLESALRQRDNSLQKLNTQLHSKDIQYLQLHSPDNHMLDCPALTLQSSRSLDTLSDLKLQRLEVELERARHEAERACQREEEVKAECERLQEELRQIQNNHIGREMTSPCEQCDVEWIKKVGDEQVNLALAYTELTEELGRLQALSSKQKEILRMVSQEQHSPVQRHSHPPSPIPHPRHSPVPQRHSPIPQRHSPVPPQHHSPIAQCRSPVLQLQHLSPDMHRRSPLLDVNDGPASYSCRPASHHLRASFQGRRSYSEVADPSAYQRPPRFSLDPVSTLPKPRPYRDSGYSKQHQQHEHGGSQHGGSPHRGGQLRASQSGLERAGSEVGLHESSCHSRELPFPLSEVSPRSHLHFEPLPPPTPAPQLPQSSEDEEEWICPHPISPPRTLGVPNNVSAHGVMKGPASCSAFPIPSRPNTLTCHPPGYLHTEHAQSWPSINLWMETEESDMRSCPLCQLIFPMGYPDDALIKHIDSHLENSKI